In Thermococcus sp., a single window of DNA contains:
- the hmgA gene encoding hydroxymethylglutaryl-CoA reductase (NADPH), producing the protein MKVSFEELVKKVADGEIKLHQVEKYTNGDKKLATEIRRRALEKKLGVSLENIGHYSIDPDRVIGKNIENMIGVVQIPMGVAGPLRINGEYAKGKFYIPLATTEGALVASVNRGCSALTAAGGVKTTIIDDKMTRAPLLKCPDARRAREVAEWVKTNIDYLQKKAVSKVTKHGKLRDVKPYIVGNNLYLRFEFETGDAMGMNMVTISSEEIMKVIEEEFPDVRYLALSGNLCVDKKPSAMNFINGRGKTVIAEAVIPREIVERKLKTTPELIAEVNYRKNLVGSAQAGSYGFNAHFANIVGAIFLATGQDEAQITEGSHGITLAEVTPEGDLYISVTMPSLEIGTVGGGTRVPTQREALSIMGVAGGGEPAGTNARKFAEITAGAVLAGELSLLAAIAAKHLAKAHKELGR; encoded by the coding sequence ATGAAGGTCAGCTTTGAAGAACTCGTGAAGAAGGTAGCGGATGGAGAGATAAAGCTCCACCAGGTTGAAAAGTACACAAACGGAGATAAGAAACTCGCCACTGAAATAAGGAGAAGGGCACTTGAAAAGAAGCTTGGAGTCAGCCTTGAGAACATAGGGCACTACTCCATCGATCCAGATAGGGTAATAGGCAAGAACATCGAGAACATGATAGGTGTTGTCCAGATACCGATGGGCGTCGCCGGACCCCTCAGGATTAACGGCGAGTACGCGAAGGGCAAATTCTACATTCCGCTCGCGACCACTGAGGGAGCGCTTGTTGCGTCAGTAAACAGGGGCTGTTCGGCTCTAACGGCAGCAGGGGGCGTTAAGACCACCATCATAGACGACAAGATGACCCGCGCCCCGCTCCTCAAGTGCCCCGACGCGAGGAGAGCGAGGGAAGTGGCCGAGTGGGTCAAGACCAACATCGACTACCTCCAGAAGAAAGCAGTCAGCAAGGTCACTAAGCATGGGAAGCTAAGGGACGTTAAACCCTACATCGTTGGCAACAACCTCTATCTGCGCTTTGAGTTCGAGACCGGCGATGCCATGGGCATGAACATGGTTACCATCTCAAGCGAGGAGATAATGAAGGTAATCGAAGAGGAGTTCCCGGACGTGAGATACCTCGCGCTCTCGGGCAACCTCTGCGTCGACAAGAAGCCCAGCGCAATGAACTTCATCAACGGCCGGGGAAAGACGGTCATTGCCGAGGCGGTAATTCCGAGGGAGATCGTTGAGAGAAAGCTGAAGACGACGCCGGAGCTCATAGCCGAGGTCAACTACAGGAAGAACCTCGTCGGCTCGGCCCAGGCAGGTTCTTACGGCTTCAACGCCCACTTTGCCAACATAGTCGGTGCCATATTCCTGGCAACCGGTCAGGACGAGGCCCAGATTACCGAAGGCTCGCACGGCATAACCCTCGCCGAGGTAACGCCGGAGGGTGATCTCTACATCAGCGTCACCATGCCGAGCCTTGAGATTGGAACGGTCGGTGGAGGAACGCGCGTCCCGACCCAGAGGGAAGCGTTAAGCATAATGGGCGTCGCCGGCGGCGGAGAACCAGCAGGAACCAACGCCAGGAAGTTCGCGGAGATAACAGCCGGTGCCGTTCTTGCAGGAGAACTCTCGCTCCTCGCGGCGATAGCAGCAAAGCACCTGGCGAAGGCCCACAAGGAGCTCGGACGCTAA
- the truA gene encoding tRNA pseudouridine(38-40) synthase TruA encodes MRFALRIAYDGTAFYGFQRQPDLRTVEGELLRVLTRLGIISDAEGSNFRGASRTDRGVSAFFNVIAFNAQERPDLVRMEVLNHHLRDVWVLGIAEVPGDFHPRFQARSKTYRYYLVDEGFDREKMEECARVFIGKHDFSAFARLEPGKEPTRVITGIRLMERTGYYIIEIEGESFLWEMARRMVNAIRFCGLGLMKPVEVEKRLKGQYAGKVPPAPPEGLVLWHMRYPDLEFQADERGLKKAKRDLFDRYSRALTRAALLGDILLRF; translated from the coding sequence ATGAGGTTCGCTCTCCGAATAGCCTACGACGGGACTGCATTCTACGGATTCCAGCGCCAGCCAGACTTGAGGACGGTTGAAGGAGAACTGCTCCGGGTTCTCACGAGGCTGGGAATCATTAGCGACGCGGAGGGCTCAAACTTCAGGGGGGCCTCAAGGACGGACAGGGGTGTCTCCGCGTTCTTCAACGTCATCGCCTTCAACGCTCAGGAAAGACCGGACCTGGTAAGGATGGAGGTTCTGAACCATCATCTAAGGGATGTCTGGGTTCTTGGTATAGCTGAGGTTCCGGGGGACTTCCATCCGCGCTTCCAGGCGAGGTCCAAGACGTATCGCTACTATCTTGTGGACGAGGGCTTCGATCGGGAGAAAATGGAAGAATGTGCCCGAGTGTTCATAGGGAAGCACGACTTCTCGGCATTTGCGAGGCTTGAACCGGGAAAAGAGCCCACACGGGTGATAACCGGGATCAGACTGATGGAAAGAACCGGCTACTATATCATCGAGATCGAGGGAGAGAGCTTCCTCTGGGAGATGGCAAGGAGGATGGTGAACGCGATCCGCTTCTGCGGGCTTGGGCTTATGAAGCCCGTGGAGGTAGAAAAGAGGCTCAAGGGCCAGTACGCCGGAAAGGTCCCACCGGCTCCCCCCGAGGGACTCGTTCTGTGGCACATGAGGTACCCCGACTTGGAGTTTCAAGCGGACGAGAGGGGCCTTAAGAAGGCGAAACGCGACCTGTTCGATCGCTACTCACGGGCGCTTACTAGGGCGGCGCTTCTTGGAGACATCCTTCTTAGGTTTTGA
- a CDS encoding MinD/ParA family protein: protein MAVIVVTGRGGAGKTTTTANLSAFLAMGEYRVLAIDGDLYLPNLGFHFSLDNVRYTLHSLLKNPDIDPEWAIYKHPQTGVHVMPGSSNLQDVLGISPKKLVDLLDRVKPKFGVVFVDSPTGIPFDTLPTFELANYQLIVVEIERSPIYSFEVMVKNEIEKLKALGDRYNLNIGVILNKVRESEDVVDKIIDAIENDLEVPVIGWVPFDNNVPESINVGVPIIKYLPNSDAAVAFKETGKILEGWIFG, encoded by the coding sequence ATGGCAGTGATCGTTGTTACAGGACGTGGCGGTGCGGGAAAGACCACCACCACGGCCAACTTAAGCGCGTTTCTGGCCATGGGAGAGTACAGAGTACTTGCAATCGACGGTGATCTGTATCTTCCCAACCTCGGGTTCCACTTTTCACTGGATAACGTCAGGTACACCCTCCACTCCCTCCTTAAAAACCCGGACATAGACCCGGAATGGGCCATTTACAAACATCCTCAAACAGGTGTGCACGTGATGCCCGGTAGCAGCAACCTTCAGGACGTTCTGGGTATTTCTCCGAAAAAGCTGGTTGATCTGCTTGACAGGGTGAAGCCCAAATTCGGCGTCGTGTTCGTCGATTCCCCGACCGGGATTCCCTTCGACACCCTCCCAACTTTTGAGCTGGCCAATTACCAGCTCATCGTTGTTGAAATAGAGCGTTCACCGATTTACTCCTTTGAGGTTATGGTGAAGAACGAGATAGAGAAGTTAAAGGCGCTTGGGGACCGTTACAACCTTAACATTGGGGTTATCCTTAATAAGGTTCGTGAATCTGAGGATGTCGTGGATAAGATCATCGATGCAATTGAGAACGACCTTGAGGTTCCGGTTATTGGGTGGGTACCGTTTGACAACAACGTTCCCGAGTCCATCAATGTAGGTGTCCCAATAATCAAATACCTTCCCAACAGCGACGCCGCCGTTGCGTTTAAGGAAACCGGGAAGATCCTTGAAGGATGGATATTCGGCTGA
- a CDS encoding DEAD/DEAH box helicase — translation MVTFRIPDGSALVYIEKADPQIYFKIYDLLTYRRDFGRWEKSESLYNPYERSFPVGLLPRVKRYLNSKGYRVRIKDERRVRGFKINSSWNGKYTLRRYQGRAVKRALREKVGVLSLPVGSGKTVVGLRMVHELDLSALIVVHTKELLYQWADKVRDVLGIEAGIVGDNKWDERGVTIAMIQTLLSRGPEQLQNEYAILMFDECHRTSAAEKFYQLGLKLPQVYRFGLSATPWRRVRGEEIKIEAVVGPTLFEVRADDLIREKFLAKPRFEILTYESKMPSFSERYKELYEEVIMNNVDRNRVIVAKAVELAKAGHRVLIDVKRIEHGKTLKEMLEEEGVRSEFLSSQSPDRWEVLEEFKDGKLPVLISTLLKEGVDIPEISAIILAGGGKSDIMTIQTIGRALRPKKGMKAVIVDVQDDDPLLFTHFIERQKALKQYYGKYYDREMDSKPKKDVSKKRRPSKRP, via the coding sequence ATGGTGACCTTCCGTATCCCAGACGGCTCCGCCCTGGTCTACATCGAGAAAGCGGACCCCCAGATATATTTTAAAATATACGACCTTCTGACGTACAGAAGGGACTTTGGTAGATGGGAGAAATCAGAAAGCCTTTACAATCCCTACGAGCGCAGTTTTCCAGTCGGTCTCCTCCCCAGGGTTAAGAGATACCTAAACAGCAAGGGCTACAGGGTCCGTATCAAGGACGAGAGGCGGGTCAGGGGTTTCAAGATAAACTCCAGCTGGAACGGGAAGTACACCCTGAGGCGGTATCAGGGACGGGCCGTTAAAAGGGCCCTCCGGGAAAAGGTGGGTGTGCTGTCTCTGCCCGTTGGGAGCGGGAAGACAGTCGTTGGCCTCAGGATGGTCCACGAACTTGATCTCTCTGCCCTTATCGTCGTCCACACGAAGGAACTGCTGTACCAGTGGGCGGATAAGGTGAGGGATGTTCTTGGGATAGAAGCGGGAATAGTGGGGGACAACAAGTGGGACGAGCGGGGGGTTACGATAGCCATGATCCAGACCCTCCTCTCAAGGGGTCCCGAACAGCTCCAGAATGAGTATGCGATCCTCATGTTCGATGAGTGTCATAGAACCTCGGCCGCAGAGAAGTTCTATCAGCTTGGACTGAAACTTCCCCAAGTCTATCGCTTTGGTCTCTCGGCAACACCTTGGAGGCGGGTTAGGGGAGAGGAGATAAAGATAGAGGCCGTCGTTGGCCCCACGCTGTTTGAGGTCAGGGCCGACGACCTGATACGGGAGAAGTTCCTTGCAAAGCCTCGCTTTGAGATACTGACCTATGAGTCCAAGATGCCCTCGTTCAGCGAACGCTACAAGGAGCTCTATGAGGAGGTTATAATGAACAACGTGGACAGGAACCGCGTCATAGTGGCGAAGGCTGTGGAGCTTGCAAAGGCCGGACATCGTGTTCTCATAGATGTGAAACGGATAGAGCATGGAAAGACGCTCAAGGAGATGCTGGAGGAGGAGGGGGTGCGGTCGGAGTTCCTAAGCTCTCAGAGCCCGGACAGATGGGAGGTTCTTGAGGAGTTTAAAGATGGAAAACTTCCTGTTCTGATATCCACACTCCTGAAGGAGGGAGTTGACATCCCTGAGATCTCCGCGATAATCCTTGCCGGCGGTGGAAAGAGCGATATAATGACGATACAGACCATAGGCCGTGCTCTAAGGCCAAAGAAGGGCATGAAGGCGGTCATAGTTGACGTTCAGGATGACGACCCACTGCTCTTCACGCACTTCATCGAGCGTCAGAAGGCCCTAAAGCAGTACTACGGTAAATACTACGATCGAGAGATGGATTCAAAACCTAAGAAGGATGTCTCCAAGAAGCGCCGCCCTAGTAAGCGCCCGTGA
- a CDS encoding phenylalanine--tRNA ligase subunit alpha, with protein MELSYGEKLTLIKLGDAKRLKFEELVQKTGLDQVAVMRAVLGLKSRGLADLHEKSEKVVVITETGRSYAEVGLPEWRALRLLHEREKATLDDLKEVLSDEELKPIIGLLRKEGWASVRKENGKLVLEITEKGLNATERPIDRALKLLAERGTVPVKEIEKLVPVKELKRRKIGEEETVTERKVEIAPAGEELVRKGIELKEDVSILTPELIRSGKWREVEFRRFDIKAPVRRIYPGKKQPYRAFLDKIRRRLIEMGFIEMTVESMIETQFWNFDALFQPQNHPAREWTDTYRLRYPKSGGLPSENLVERVQTAHERGLAGSRGWGYVWSPDRAMLLMPRAHGTALDARQLAKGVEIPGKYFTIQRVFRPDVLDRTHLIEFNQVDGFVVGEDLNFKNLLGILKRFAVEIAGAKKVKFLPDYYPFTEPSVQMSAYHPELGWVEFGGAGIFREEMTKALGIDVPVIAWGIGIDRLAMFKLGIDDIRYLFSYDLRWLREAKLVW; from the coding sequence ATGGAACTGAGCTATGGTGAGAAGCTCACGCTCATAAAGCTGGGAGATGCTAAAAGGCTCAAATTCGAGGAGCTAGTTCAAAAAACCGGCCTCGATCAGGTCGCGGTAATGAGGGCCGTTCTTGGACTCAAGAGCAGGGGGCTTGCAGACCTCCACGAGAAAAGCGAGAAGGTTGTGGTTATCACGGAGACCGGAAGGAGCTACGCAGAGGTAGGGCTCCCAGAATGGAGGGCGTTACGTCTTCTTCACGAGAGGGAGAAGGCCACGCTCGACGATCTGAAAGAGGTTCTCAGCGACGAGGAGCTCAAGCCCATCATTGGCCTCCTCAGGAAGGAGGGCTGGGCGAGCGTTAGGAAAGAGAACGGAAAGCTCGTCCTTGAGATCACCGAGAAGGGCCTCAACGCTACTGAGAGACCAATTGATAGGGCATTAAAGCTGCTCGCCGAGAGGGGGACGGTTCCGGTTAAGGAGATAGAAAAGCTCGTTCCGGTTAAGGAGCTGAAGAGGAGGAAGATCGGGGAAGAAGAAACGGTGACGGAGAGGAAAGTCGAGATTGCGCCAGCGGGCGAGGAACTTGTAAGAAAGGGCATCGAGCTGAAGGAGGATGTCTCAATCCTAACGCCGGAACTCATAAGGTCCGGAAAGTGGCGTGAAGTCGAGTTCAGACGCTTCGACATAAAGGCCCCCGTCAGGAGAATCTACCCTGGCAAGAAACAGCCATACCGTGCTTTCCTCGACAAGATAAGGAGGAGACTTATCGAGATGGGCTTCATCGAGATGACGGTCGAGAGCATGATTGAGACCCAGTTCTGGAACTTCGACGCACTCTTCCAGCCCCAGAACCACCCGGCTAGGGAGTGGACGGACACCTACAGGCTCAGGTATCCAAAGAGCGGAGGCCTTCCCAGTGAAAACCTGGTGGAGAGGGTCCAAACCGCCCACGAGCGCGGTCTTGCCGGGTCGCGCGGCTGGGGCTATGTTTGGAGCCCCGATAGAGCCATGCTTCTCATGCCGAGGGCGCACGGCACAGCTCTAGATGCGAGACAGCTGGCCAAAGGCGTTGAAATACCCGGAAAATACTTCACTATTCAGCGCGTCTTCCGCCCGGACGTCCTCGACAGAACGCACCTTATAGAGTTCAACCAGGTCGATGGCTTCGTCGTCGGCGAGGATTTGAACTTCAAAAACCTCCTGGGTATACTCAAGCGCTTCGCCGTGGAAATCGCAGGGGCGAAGAAGGTCAAGTTCTTGCCGGATTACTACCCATTCACAGAACCGAGCGTCCAGATGAGCGCCTACCATCCAGAGCTTGGCTGGGTGGAGTTTGGTGGAGCTGGAATCTTCCGCGAGGAGATGACCAAAGCGCTCGGCATTGACGTCCCGGTCATAGCGTGGGGGATTGGGATAGACAGGCTGGCGATGTTCAAGCTTGGCATAGACGACATAAGGTACCTCTTCAGCTACGACCTCCGCTGGCTGAGGGAAGCGAAGCTGGTGTGGTGA
- a CDS encoding UbiD family decarboxylase, producing the protein MIREILKNFDDVVTISEPTKKELGVTRYLLRHRTRPVLFEDVDGWKVAGNIWSTRGRIAEYLGIEKEGLTAFIADAMENPSPYRTVERAPFLKNSTKDFSLKELPVPKYYPLDGGQYFTSAMVIAKDEKGFINTSFHRIMVRDGRTAAIRLVPRHLYSMWKDKAEHGEELDVRIIVGNPIHLLLAGATSVAYGISELEIASKMSELAFGRPLEVVELGGIPVPVETEFVFEARITPELVDEGPFVDITGTYDHVRKQPLVVFERMYHVDEPIFHALLPGGYEHFMLMGLPKEPQIYASVKRVVPKVHGVRLTEGGAMWLHAVVSITKQHEGDGKNAILAAFTGHPSLKHVVVVDEDVDIYDDREVEWAIATRFQADKDLIIVPNARGSSLDPSAEKSLVAKWGVDATKPLERKGEFERAKLQ; encoded by the coding sequence ATGATACGGGAGATACTCAAGAATTTTGATGACGTGGTCACGATCAGTGAACCCACAAAAAAGGAGCTGGGGGTGACCCGATATCTTCTGAGACACAGGACCCGACCGGTACTCTTCGAGGACGTGGACGGATGGAAGGTTGCCGGTAACATATGGAGCACGCGTGGGAGGATAGCGGAATACCTGGGCATCGAAAAGGAGGGATTGACAGCCTTTATCGCCGATGCCATGGAGAACCCGTCCCCGTACAGAACCGTGGAAAGAGCCCCGTTTCTCAAGAATTCCACAAAGGACTTCTCACTTAAAGAGCTGCCGGTGCCAAAGTACTACCCCCTGGATGGCGGTCAATACTTCACCTCGGCGATGGTCATAGCCAAAGATGAAAAAGGCTTCATTAACACCTCATTCCACAGGATAATGGTGCGCGACGGAAGGACGGCCGCGATAAGGCTAGTTCCAAGGCATCTTTACTCCATGTGGAAGGACAAAGCCGAGCACGGGGAAGAGCTGGACGTCAGAATCATCGTCGGAAACCCGATTCATCTTCTGCTCGCAGGTGCTACTAGCGTGGCCTATGGAATCAGCGAACTGGAGATAGCCTCGAAGATGAGCGAGCTGGCCTTCGGCAGACCCCTGGAGGTCGTCGAGCTGGGTGGAATCCCAGTTCCGGTCGAGACCGAATTCGTCTTCGAGGCGAGGATTACACCGGAACTGGTCGATGAGGGTCCTTTTGTGGACATAACCGGAACCTACGACCACGTGAGGAAACAACCGTTAGTTGTCTTCGAGAGGATGTACCACGTTGATGAGCCAATCTTCCATGCACTTCTCCCCGGGGGTTACGAGCACTTCATGCTGATGGGCCTTCCGAAGGAACCTCAGATATACGCGAGCGTCAAGCGCGTCGTCCCGAAAGTTCACGGCGTTCGCTTAACCGAAGGCGGGGCTATGTGGCTCCACGCCGTTGTTTCCATAACCAAACAGCACGAGGGGGATGGGAAAAACGCGATACTGGCGGCCTTTACGGGGCATCCAAGCCTCAAGCACGTGGTAGTTGTGGATGAAGACGTGGATATCTACGACGACAGGGAGGTGGAGTGGGCGATAGCCACCCGCTTCCAGGCGGATAAAGACCTCATTATAGTTCCCAACGCCCGCGGTAGCTCCCTCGACCCCTCGGCCGAGAAGAGCCTCGTGGCCAAGTGGGGCGTGGACGCCACCAAGCCACTTGAAAGAAAAGGAGAGTTCGAGAGGGCAAAGCTTCAGTGA
- the tdh gene encoding L-threonine 3-dehydrogenase codes for MEGKMPAIMKTKPAYGAELVEVDIPKPGPGEVLIKVLATSICGTDLHIYEWNEWAQSRIKPPQIMGHEVAGEVIEVGPGVENLQEGDYISAETHIVCGKCYACRHNRYHVCQNTRIFGVDMDGVFAEYALVPAQNAWKNPKGMKPEHAALQEPLGNAVDTVLAGPIAGRSTLITGAGPLGLLGIAVAKASGAYPVIVSEPSEFRRGLAKKVGADYVINPFEEDPVKAVMDITDGAGVEVFLEFSGAPKALEQGLSATTPGGRVSLLGLYPREVTVDFNNLVIFKALEVHGITGRHLWETWYTVSGLIQSGKLNLDSVITHKYKGFDKFEEAFELMRAGKTGKVVFLPHEK; via the coding sequence ATGGAAGGCAAGATGCCAGCCATTATGAAGACTAAGCCGGCATATGGTGCCGAACTCGTCGAAGTCGACATACCCAAGCCCGGCCCGGGAGAGGTACTTATCAAAGTTCTCGCCACTAGTATATGCGGTACCGACCTCCACATCTACGAATGGAATGAATGGGCCCAGAGCAGGATCAAGCCACCTCAGATTATGGGCCACGAAGTCGCCGGAGAGGTGATTGAGGTTGGACCCGGTGTTGAAAACCTCCAAGAGGGTGACTACATAAGCGCGGAGACCCACATCGTCTGTGGAAAGTGCTACGCCTGCAGGCACAACCGCTACCACGTCTGCCAGAACACGAGAATCTTTGGCGTTGATATGGACGGTGTCTTCGCGGAATACGCCCTCGTTCCCGCTCAAAACGCATGGAAAAATCCAAAGGGCATGAAACCGGAGCATGCCGCACTTCAGGAGCCCCTTGGCAATGCCGTAGATACGGTCCTCGCCGGCCCAATTGCCGGAAGGAGCACCCTTATAACGGGAGCTGGCCCTCTTGGACTCCTTGGAATAGCCGTTGCAAAGGCCAGCGGTGCTTACCCCGTCATAGTTTCCGAGCCTAGTGAATTCAGGAGGGGGCTCGCCAAGAAAGTCGGAGCCGATTACGTGATCAACCCGTTCGAGGAGGACCCAGTCAAAGCCGTTATGGATATAACTGACGGAGCAGGTGTGGAAGTTTTCCTCGAATTCAGCGGCGCCCCGAAGGCCCTTGAGCAGGGACTGAGTGCTACGACGCCCGGCGGGAGAGTTTCCCTCCTAGGATTGTACCCGCGCGAAGTCACGGTGGACTTCAACAACCTGGTGATCTTCAAGGCACTGGAGGTACACGGCATTACAGGGAGGCATCTCTGGGAGACCTGGTATACTGTCTCGGGCCTCATTCAGAGCGGCAAGCTCAACCTAGATTCCGTCATAACCCACAAGTATAAAGGATTCGATAAATTTGAGGAAGCCTTTGAGCTTATGCGCGCGGGGAAGACGGGCAAAGTCGTCTTTCTGCCCCATGAGAAGTGA
- the pheT gene encoding phenylalanine--tRNA ligase subunit beta gives MPKFDVSKRDLERLVGKTFTVEEWEGLFLYAKCELDDVWEENGEIYFKADSKDTNRPDLWSAEGIARAVRFALGLQKGLPRYEVEKSDVTVYVDEKLKDIRPYGVYAIVERLSLDEEALKQMINLQEKVALTFGRRRREVAIGIFDFDKVKPPIYYRAAEKSEKFVPLGFDEELTLEGILEKHEKGREYGHLIKDKPYYPLLVDSEGKVLSMPPIINSETTGRVTTETRNVFVDVTGWDLNKVMLALNVVVTALAERGGRIKSVKVVYPDFEVETPNLTPKEFEVELDYIRKLAGLELSDGEIKELLERMMYSVELKDGRIKLLYPAFRDDIMHARDVLEDVLIAYGYNEIEPEEPELAVQGRGDKFVEFEDAVRELMVGFGLQEVMTFNLTNREAQYEKMNLEYGRDYFSNPPAELVEIENPISPKWSALRNWLLPSLLDFLSQNTHEEYPQRLFEVGKATLIDEGRETKTVSESKLAVVLAQPRVTFTDAKEILDSVMRHLGFHYELEDMEHSSFIPGRVGRIIVNGTPIGVIGEVHPSVLEKWGIEMPVVVFELSLMPLYRGPYL, from the coding sequence ATGCCAAAGTTCGACGTATCAAAGCGGGATTTGGAGAGGCTCGTCGGGAAGACCTTCACCGTTGAGGAGTGGGAGGGCCTATTCCTCTACGCGAAATGTGAGCTCGACGACGTCTGGGAGGAGAACGGTGAAATCTACTTCAAGGCCGACTCAAAGGACACCAACAGGCCCGACCTGTGGAGCGCGGAGGGCATAGCAAGGGCCGTAAGATTCGCACTTGGCCTCCAGAAGGGCCTGCCTAGGTATGAGGTCGAGAAGAGCGACGTTACCGTTTACGTTGATGAGAAGCTGAAAGATATCCGCCCCTACGGCGTCTACGCGATAGTTGAGAGGTTGAGCCTCGATGAAGAAGCTCTCAAGCAGATGATTAACCTCCAGGAAAAAGTTGCCCTAACCTTCGGGAGGAGGAGAAGAGAGGTCGCCATAGGCATCTTCGACTTCGACAAGGTCAAACCGCCCATCTACTACCGCGCCGCCGAGAAGAGCGAGAAGTTCGTCCCGCTGGGCTTTGACGAGGAGCTTACTCTGGAGGGAATCCTTGAAAAGCACGAGAAGGGCAGGGAGTACGGCCACCTGATTAAGGACAAACCCTACTACCCGCTCCTTGTTGACAGCGAGGGCAAGGTTCTCTCGATGCCTCCGATTATTAACTCGGAAACGACGGGAAGGGTGACGACCGAGACGAGAAACGTCTTCGTCGATGTAACCGGCTGGGACCTTAACAAGGTTATGCTGGCCCTGAACGTTGTCGTAACGGCTTTGGCCGAACGCGGTGGAAGGATAAAGAGCGTCAAGGTGGTCTATCCGGATTTCGAGGTAGAGACCCCTAATTTGACACCCAAAGAGTTTGAGGTCGAGCTCGACTACATAAGAAAACTGGCGGGCCTTGAGCTGAGCGACGGGGAAATCAAAGAGCTCCTTGAGCGGATGATGTACTCGGTGGAGCTTAAAGACGGCAGAATAAAGCTCCTCTACCCGGCCTTCCGCGACGACATAATGCACGCGAGGGACGTTCTTGAGGACGTCCTCATAGCCTACGGTTACAACGAGATTGAACCGGAGGAGCCGGAGCTGGCCGTCCAAGGACGGGGCGATAAGTTCGTCGAGTTTGAGGACGCGGTAAGAGAGCTGATGGTCGGCTTCGGCCTGCAGGAGGTTATGACATTCAACCTGACCAACAGGGAGGCCCAGTATGAAAAGATGAACCTGGAATACGGGAGGGACTACTTCAGCAACCCACCGGCGGAGCTGGTTGAGATAGAGAACCCGATAAGTCCAAAGTGGTCAGCGCTGAGGAACTGGCTCCTACCCAGTTTGCTCGACTTTCTGAGCCAGAACACCCACGAGGAGTACCCGCAGAGGCTCTTCGAGGTCGGGAAGGCAACTCTGATAGACGAGGGCAGGGAAACGAAAACGGTTAGCGAGAGCAAGCTGGCGGTCGTTCTGGCCCAACCGAGGGTAACCTTCACCGACGCGAAGGAAATCCTTGACAGTGTTATGCGCCACCTCGGCTTCCACTACGAACTTGAAGATATGGAACACTCAAGTTTCATCCCCGGTAGGGTGGGAAGGATAATCGTGAACGGAACGCCGATCGGCGTCATCGGCGAGGTGCACCCTTCAGTCTTGGAAAAGTGGGGAATTGAGATGCCCGTTGTGGTATTTGAACTTTCCCTCATGCCACTCTACAGAGGGCCTTACCTTTGA
- a CDS encoding TRAM domain-containing protein, with product MEDRRFESRPGKVAPVKRGERYHVKIESIGRGGDGIARIKGFVIFVPNTQVGDEVDIEIKNVKERFAFADVVAK from the coding sequence TTGGAGGATAGAAGGTTTGAGTCGCGTCCGGGAAAGGTTGCACCCGTTAAGAGGGGTGAAAGGTACCACGTGAAAATTGAAAGCATCGGTAGGGGTGGGGATGGAATAGCCAGGATAAAGGGCTTCGTCATATTCGTCCCGAACACCCAGGTAGGTGACGAGGTGGACATCGAGATAAAGAACGTTAAAGAGCGCTTCGCCTTTGCGGACGTGGTCGCGAAATAA